A portion of the Leptospira kanakyensis genome contains these proteins:
- a CDS encoding DUF1501 domain-containing protein has protein sequence MDRKEFLKKSILSLGLSPFLFSANSSSSLFADEEEESIVLPSKVKSVIFIEMMGGMSHVDTLDPKPNSAFGKVSSSISGLSVLEPFSLTAKQLHSIGIVRSTWSEEGDHGFAQMLLSTGYRMTEAMGFPDIPHFGAVIAYAKKSKLKSSYFPSYVSIGGRGGKNGNSGFLGIDYSGYHIGNVDEPIQHLNPSYGKFADDRILRRKDLVSFMNEEFAKTYPTSESKHWKNMLVAAEEFRNSKNIDSFRISLEDEKTKARYGTTWQGKAMLLAKRLAAQEVPFIHISIGGWDTHTGNKAQITKIMKETDMGIAALLEDLNHTGLIKQTLFVLTSEFGRTPDVGSRDGRDHHPKVWSTLLGGGPFDKGYVLGETDETGSKPVKPNEALHVRDLVATIYKAAGVDPDASLTNSFGRPFLLTTKKAKVYEGLF, from the coding sequence ATGGATCGCAAAGAATTTTTAAAAAAATCAATTCTCAGTTTGGGACTGAGTCCCTTTTTGTTTTCTGCCAATTCTTCCAGTAGTTTGTTTGCCGATGAAGAAGAGGAGTCCATTGTTCTTCCTTCCAAGGTAAAGTCAGTCATCTTTATTGAAATGATGGGAGGGATGAGCCATGTAGACACTCTTGATCCCAAACCAAACAGTGCTTTTGGAAAAGTCAGTTCCAGTATCTCGGGGCTTTCTGTTTTAGAACCTTTTTCTCTTACCGCCAAACAACTGCATTCGATTGGAATCGTTCGTTCCACTTGGAGTGAAGAAGGGGATCATGGTTTTGCACAGATGTTACTCAGTACTGGATACCGAATGACAGAAGCTATGGGATTTCCCGACATCCCCCATTTCGGTGCCGTGATTGCTTATGCCAAAAAATCAAAACTCAAATCTTCGTATTTCCCCAGTTATGTGTCGATTGGCGGTCGTGGTGGAAAAAATGGAAACTCTGGGTTCCTTGGAATCGATTATTCAGGTTATCACATTGGAAATGTGGATGAACCCATCCAACACTTAAATCCATCCTATGGAAAATTTGCTGATGATCGAATCCTTCGAAGAAAAGATTTGGTTTCTTTTATGAACGAGGAATTTGCAAAAACCTATCCGACAAGTGAATCCAAACATTGGAAGAATATGCTTGTAGCAGCGGAAGAATTTCGAAATTCCAAAAACATAGATAGTTTTCGAATCAGTTTGGAAGATGAAAAAACAAAAGCACGTTACGGAACCACTTGGCAGGGAAAGGCGATGTTACTTGCCAAACGACTCGCAGCCCAGGAAGTTCCATTCATTCATATTTCGATTGGAGGATGGGACACTCATACCGGCAACAAAGCACAAATTACAAAAATTATGAAAGAAACCGATATGGGAATTGCGGCTTTGTTAGAGGATTTAAATCATACTGGTCTCATCAAACAAACGTTATTTGTTCTTACTAGTGAATTTGGCAGAACCCCTGATGTGGGATCAAGAGATGGTCGTGACCACCATCCCAAAGTTTGGTCAACTTTACTTGGTGGAGGCCCATTTGATAAAGGATATGTTTTGGGAGAAACCGATGAAACCGGATCCAAACCAGTAAAACCAAATGAAGCACTTCATGTTCGGGATCTTGTCGCTACCATTTACAAAGCGGCAGGAGTCGATCCCGATGCCTCACTCACCAATTCCTTTGGCCGTCCTTTTCTGTTAACGACAAAGAAAGCCAAAGTGTATGAAGGACTATTTTAG
- a CDS encoding DUF1553 domain-containing protein, whose amino-acid sequence MRLVLKPFGNFRFLILSFLLVIFSFGYIQSRSKQNAVHPLDSLYLKLSPNTVKADKKITFRRLSLQLRGVIPSVSEWKELDALTPDQSLESFAVSFLKQPEFAEYWGTKFTSMFRDKSKGRKIPTGAFFQYVAQSIHKNKPYDQLVQEMLTSTGNVKESPATMFYIRDGADPLQTAEYVGRLFYAKRVACARCHDHPYISDFTRRDYYALAAFFSQQFFRDGTWEADRYGKSFSYVPRELEVHLPMEDQKNLQDKNNDWNRDNWNKWSDEQRKDYQKKHEVEYATLYYQPKLGLRFPHTDDAPGGDLVRPKFLDGKEAKLKLGEDRRKAFADWLTNKSNDRFRKVIINRVWTELMGWSFFTPLDDWNEDTVVTGEEILNHLDSYFLTNSLKLKELILYIVTSSAYNRSLTNNPSDQDPIRYFSPKRLDSDQLLNSLIRVSDSQKISNIRERNLSWITGLMDKKPYDLTGTGSVRFPQDNLKEFTNAVEVERPAPYHTMLSVFGSGPRVDISDDVEELTIEQMLTLMNGRVVGKLVWDFGNKDSLVKGEFDQVKSMNAVITNLYFRLLGREPNLKEKEKIKTLLSKPDTTFDKDLLQDILWALINSQEFQHIN is encoded by the coding sequence ATGAGATTGGTACTAAAACCATTTGGCAATTTTCGTTTCTTAATCCTGTCTTTCCTCCTTGTTATTTTCTCTTTTGGTTACATTCAGTCGCGGTCAAAACAGAATGCGGTTCATCCATTAGATAGTTTATACTTAAAACTTTCACCTAATACAGTTAAGGCGGACAAAAAAATTACCTTTCGAAGGCTTTCCCTCCAACTCCGCGGGGTGATTCCCAGTGTGAGCGAATGGAAAGAATTAGATGCCTTAACTCCCGACCAAAGTTTAGAATCGTTTGCTGTTAGTTTTTTAAAACAACCTGAGTTTGCCGAATATTGGGGAACTAAATTTACATCCATGTTTCGTGACAAATCCAAAGGGCGTAAAATTCCCACAGGGGCTTTCTTTCAATATGTAGCCCAATCGATTCATAAAAATAAACCTTATGACCAATTGGTGCAAGAGATGTTAACCTCTACTGGCAATGTAAAAGAATCACCGGCTACCATGTTCTACATTCGGGACGGGGCCGATCCTTTACAAACTGCAGAGTATGTTGGAAGGTTATTTTATGCAAAACGAGTGGCTTGTGCTAGGTGCCATGACCATCCTTATATTTCTGATTTTACAAGAAGGGATTATTATGCTTTGGCTGCTTTTTTTAGCCAACAATTCTTTCGGGATGGAACTTGGGAAGCCGATCGGTATGGAAAATCGTTTAGTTATGTTCCGAGAGAATTAGAAGTCCATCTTCCCATGGAAGACCAAAAAAATCTCCAAGATAAAAACAATGATTGGAATCGAGACAATTGGAACAAATGGAGCGACGAACAACGAAAAGACTACCAAAAGAAACATGAAGTAGAGTATGCCACACTTTATTACCAACCGAAACTCGGACTTCGGTTTCCTCATACAGATGATGCTCCAGGTGGAGATTTGGTTCGACCAAAATTTTTGGATGGAAAAGAAGCCAAACTCAAACTCGGTGAAGATCGTAGAAAGGCCTTTGCTGATTGGTTGACAAACAAATCCAATGACCGGTTCCGTAAAGTCATCATCAACCGAGTATGGACAGAACTTATGGGTTGGAGTTTTTTCACACCACTCGACGATTGGAATGAAGACACAGTTGTTACGGGTGAAGAGATTTTAAACCACCTCGATTCTTATTTTTTAACCAACAGCTTAAAACTAAAAGAACTCATTTTATACATTGTCACATCCAGCGCTTACAATCGTTCGCTGACAAATAACCCAAGTGACCAAGATCCCATTCGGTATTTTTCTCCCAAACGATTAGACAGTGACCAACTTTTGAACTCTCTCATCCGAGTTTCCGATTCACAAAAAATCAGTAATATCCGCGAAAGGAATTTATCTTGGATCACGGGCCTTATGGATAAAAAACCTTATGATTTGACTGGTACAGGTTCTGTTCGATTCCCTCAAGACAACTTAAAAGAATTCACTAATGCTGTGGAAGTGGAAAGGCCTGCACCCTATCACACGATGTTATCAGTCTTTGGATCTGGCCCCCGTGTGGATATTTCAGATGATGTGGAAGAACTTACCATTGAACAAATGTTAACACTAATGAATGGTCGTGTTGTGGGAAAACTGGTATGGGATTTTGGGAACAAAGATTCTCTTGTGAAAGGCGAATTTGATCAAGTAAAATCAATGAATGCAGTCATCACCAACCTTTACTTCCGACTTTTAGGTCGCGAACCAAACTTAAAAGAAAAAGAAAAAATAAAAACACTTCTGTCAAAACCAGATACTACTTTTGACAAAGATTTACTCCAAGACATTCTCTGGGCTCTCATCAATAGCCAAGAGTTCCAACATATCAACTAA
- a CDS encoding porin, with the protein MLHKIRNPFPLASLFWCVYSFPLAMVAEEKQEPKVETSASQANPPATTQTPVVTAPAQSTQAVTTPENKSNWETGLGKGIKATSNDGKHNIQLRFRSQVQGNQSFQLDPSQDTTNFLVRRTRLQLKAGLFNDTWLVNLQMGFAERDMESQRRNTLRDANIVYNQYRDVKVAFGQMKVPFSRQRWNSSGALQTVDRSSVTAEFNLDRDVGTYLFSEDLFGNKRMFAYYLGVFGGQGRNRVERQTPGVLTVARFIFSPFGGMSKSGSDNDWLSEGDFARYKEPKLSIGVSGAYNKNSDRSLSTHGTEYTFAKFNYSHAAGDIYFKWMGFSFQYEWLWRRANTAYVERTVSSALSREYSRSGQGHFVQLGYLFTNNYELSFRFGEFRPLGETDPSLKYSREVGGALSYYFAEHNLKWQTDYFYYTGTPTAAEGDHVVRTQIQVFY; encoded by the coding sequence ATGTTACATAAGATTCGTAATCCATTCCCGTTGGCATCTCTCTTTTGGTGTGTCTATTCCTTCCCTCTCGCAATGGTAGCGGAAGAAAAACAAGAGCCCAAAGTAGAAACGAGTGCGAGCCAGGCAAACCCACCTGCCACCACGCAAACACCAGTGGTAACGGCTCCCGCACAATCGACACAAGCGGTGACCACTCCTGAAAACAAATCCAATTGGGAAACGGGACTCGGAAAAGGAATCAAAGCGACATCCAATGATGGTAAACACAATATCCAACTGCGGTTCCGATCCCAAGTCCAAGGAAACCAAAGTTTTCAACTGGATCCTTCTCAGGACACAACCAACTTCCTTGTCCGTCGTACACGATTACAACTGAAAGCAGGATTATTCAATGATACTTGGCTTGTGAATCTACAAATGGGTTTTGCTGAACGAGATATGGAAAGCCAAAGACGGAACACGTTACGGGATGCGAACATTGTGTACAACCAATATCGGGATGTAAAGGTTGCTTTTGGCCAAATGAAGGTTCCATTTAGTAGGCAACGTTGGAATTCATCCGGTGCCTTACAAACGGTTGATCGGTCTTCTGTTACCGCTGAATTTAATTTAGATCGTGATGTAGGAACTTATCTTTTTTCTGAAGATCTTTTTGGCAACAAACGAATGTTTGCTTATTATCTAGGTGTTTTTGGTGGACAAGGAAGAAACCGAGTCGAAAGACAAACTCCCGGTGTACTGACTGTTGCTAGATTTATATTTTCTCCCTTTGGTGGGATGTCAAAATCCGGTTCTGATAATGATTGGTTATCCGAAGGTGATTTTGCCAGATACAAAGAACCCAAGTTGTCGATTGGAGTCTCAGGCGCTTACAACAAAAATTCAGACCGTTCCCTCAGTACACATGGAACAGAATATACATTTGCAAAATTCAATTATAGTCATGCGGCCGGAGATATCTATTTCAAATGGATGGGTTTTTCCTTCCAATACGAATGGTTATGGCGAAGAGCAAACACCGCTTATGTGGAAAGAACAGTAAGCTCCGCACTTTCCAGAGAATACTCGAGAAGTGGGCAAGGCCACTTTGTTCAATTGGGATATTTGTTTACAAATAATTATGAACTTAGTTTTCGATTTGGTGAATTTCGTCCCTTGGGAGAAACCGATCCTAGTTTGAAGTACTCTAGGGAAGTGGGAGGAGCACTCTCTTATTATTTCGCAGAACACAATTTAAAATGGCAAACGGATTACTTTTATTATACAGGAACTCCAACGGCTGCGGAAGGGGATCATGTGGTTCGTACACAAATACAGGTATTCTATTAA
- a CDS encoding zinc ribbon domain-containing protein: MVAMAEEKIYEMLWDCEFCGSKKLLGKTHRHCPNCGATQDPGRRYFPNEADKVAVQDHIYYGADKTCPFCQTANGAKATFCGNCGGSLDGAQTVKLRSDQDGLTEDSVQKAKEDLAFENSEFIKPHPKTPKWVLWLLGTIVFGGIGFVCLGVLWTEKVELQITHHEWSRTIAIDQFKPVSESEWCDSMPMGAYSVSRSRQIRSYDSIPDGEDCRTVRSDRGDGTFSESESCTTKYRKEPVYDDHCSYRIDKWAFDRNAVAKGFGTTQEPYWPTPQIRECSSTSIGCERLGTKEEKYLVHFTESSGETKGEKHDCEFDQTKWKSLPAKAIYQSEKSVIFNYITCDTIQTLEGNVTEE; encoded by the coding sequence TTGGTTGCGATGGCAGAAGAAAAAATCTATGAAATGCTTTGGGACTGCGAGTTTTGCGGTTCTAAAAAGTTACTCGGTAAAACACATAGGCATTGTCCGAACTGCGGTGCCACACAAGATCCAGGCCGTAGATACTTTCCAAACGAAGCAGACAAAGTTGCTGTCCAAGATCATATTTATTATGGCGCAGATAAAACCTGTCCTTTCTGCCAAACTGCCAATGGTGCCAAAGCCACGTTTTGTGGAAACTGCGGTGGTTCTCTCGATGGCGCTCAAACTGTCAAACTTCGTTCCGACCAAGATGGGCTCACTGAAGACTCAGTGCAAAAAGCAAAAGAAGATTTAGCATTTGAAAATTCAGAATTCATCAAACCACATCCCAAAACTCCGAAATGGGTGTTATGGTTACTGGGAACCATTGTTTTCGGTGGGATTGGATTTGTTTGCCTTGGTGTGTTATGGACTGAAAAAGTAGAATTACAAATCACTCACCATGAATGGTCTCGTACCATTGCCATTGACCAATTCAAACCTGTATCAGAATCCGAATGGTGTGATTCTATGCCAATGGGTGCGTACAGTGTGTCCAGAAGCCGTCAGATCAGAAGTTATGACAGTATTCCTGATGGAGAAGATTGCCGTACAGTTCGTTCGGATCGTGGAGACGGAACTTTTTCTGAAAGTGAAAGTTGTACAACGAAATACAGAAAAGAACCTGTTTATGATGACCATTGTAGTTACCGAATTGATAAATGGGCCTTTGATCGCAACGCTGTGGCCAAAGGATTTGGAACCACACAAGAACCCTATTGGCCCACTCCGCAAATTCGCGAATGTTCCAGTACAAGTATTGGTTGTGAAAGGTTAGGCACAAAAGAAGAAAAGTATTTAGTCCATTTCACTGAATCCAGTGGTGAAACCAAAGGTGAAAAACATGACTGCGAATTTGACCAAACAAAATGGAAATCACTTCCTGCCAAAGCCATCTACCAATCAGAAAAAAGTGTCATCTTCAATTACATCACTTGTGACACCATACAAACATTAGAAGGAAACGTAACAGAGGAATAA
- a CDS encoding LIMLP_15305 family protein: MDQTWLKTTLERFKNEQDPIRKFLKETKLFEEALANQEFEKTDLLVRKELGALLSTFKESFRKLEEGFVAKAQIQNIGKTNPATTLLDRIIMKVSSAGYGMNGLGTGVKATSAEIEKLLNHDFSMLEKAGVLQKEILETLPTAFATNPEAAIESTNKLLLDFETQFESRNSIFLK; the protein is encoded by the coding sequence ATGGATCAAACTTGGTTAAAAACCACATTAGAACGATTTAAGAACGAACAAGATCCCATCCGTAAGTTCTTAAAAGAAACCAAACTATTTGAAGAAGCTCTGGCCAACCAAGAGTTTGAAAAAACGGATCTTCTGGTTCGTAAGGAACTAGGAGCGTTACTTTCTACCTTTAAAGAAAGTTTTCGTAAACTAGAAGAAGGTTTTGTGGCGAAAGCTCAAATCCAAAACATCGGGAAAACAAATCCAGCCACAACTTTATTAGACCGAATCATCATGAAGGTAAGTTCAGCAGGTTATGGAATGAATGGACTTGGCACCGGTGTCAAAGCCACATCGGCAGAAATAGAAAAACTATTAAACCATGACTTTTCTATGTTGGAAAAAGCAGGTGTTTTACAAAAAGAAATTTTGGAAACATTACCAACCGCTTTTGCCACCAATCCAGAAGCAGCCATTGAATCGACTAACAAACTTTTGTTAGACTTCGAAACTCAATTTGAATCAAGAAACTCAATCTTTTTAAAATAA